The following are from one region of the Sorghum bicolor cultivar BTx623 chromosome 2, Sorghum_bicolor_NCBIv3, whole genome shotgun sequence genome:
- the LOC8086448 gene encoding probable mixed-linked glucan synthase 3, translating to MSSSPVPGTGGAASEHDAGGGGFREPLLANCACDDGGFHDGALAAVVVANSAHGGGSRAKEKDAVKKAKDGYWVDVHHRPAVADVESGGGDRPLLFSNKKVTAALLYPYRVLILVRLVAVILFIAWRIKHNNSDVMWFWATSVVGDVWFALSWLLYQLPKLSPIKRTPDLAALRRHYDDLPDGGGSILPGIDVFVTTADPVSEPVLYTMNCVLSILATDYPVDRLTCYLTDDSGALVLYEALVEAASFAALWAPFCRKHSVEPRAPESYFQLEGMIYNGRSPGEFMNDYRHVQREYEELKARLEMLPSTIKERSDVYNSMKAKEGGAHATWMANGTQWPGTWIEPAENHRKGDHAGIVKIVQSHPSSEAPPPAEGGNNNNMNPLNFDGVDTRVPMVVYVSREKSPGREHNKKAGNLNAQLRVSALLSNAPFTINFDCDHYINNSQALRAAMCFMLDAREGDSTGFVQFPQRFQNVDPTDRYGNHNRVFFDGAMYALNGLQGPTYLGTGCMFRRLALYGVDPPPPRRSSDVEEHGHGGVTVDIDTNKFGNSVLFLNSVLAALKQERRIAPPELDEAAFLAEMTMVVSSSYDQGTDWGSSVGYIYNIATEDIVTGYRIHGQGWRSMYCSMEREAFQGTAPINLTERLYQIVRWSGGSMEVFFSPYNPLLSGRRLHLLQRAAYLNFTIYPVTSVFVLLYAFCPVMWLIPAEIIIQRPFTSYVLYLVGVVGLIHTIGVFEIKWAGIAWNDWWRNEQFFMIASMSAYPTAVLHMVVKPITGKGIHFRVTSKQTTTTAAADDDGDGGDDRYADMYEMRWVPMLIPPAVVLFSNVMAIGVALGKAIVYNGVWSAVQKRHAALGILFNVWIMALLYPFGLAVIGRWSKKPGILFVLLPLAFVVIAAVYIGVHFFLVKFLPFMVI from the exons ATGTCGTCCTCGCCGGTGCCCGGCACCGGCGGTGCTGCTAGCGAGCAcgatgccggcggcggcggcttcagaGAGCCGCTGCTCGCGAACTGCGCCTGCGACGACGGCGGGTTTCACGACGGAGCACTGGCCGCGGTGGTCGTGGCCAATTCTGCGCACGGTGGCGGGAGCAGGGCCAAGGAGAAGGACGCCGTGAAGAAGGCCAAGGACGGGTACTGGGTGGACGTCCACCACCGGCCGGCCGTGGCGGACGTggagagcggcggcggcgaccggcCGCTTCTCTTCTCTAacaagaaggtcacggcggccCTCCTCTACCCGTACAG GGTACTGATTCTGGTGCGCCTCGTCGCCGTCATCCTATTCATCGCATGGCGCATCAAGCACAACAACTCCGACGTCATGTGGTTCTGGGCGACGTCCGTCGTCGGCGACGTCTGGTTCGCGCTGTCGTGGCTGCTGTACCAGCTCCCAAAGTTGAGCCCCATCAAACGGACACCCGACCTCGCCGCGCTCCGGCGGCACTACGACGACCTccccgacggcggcggctccATCCTCCCGGGCATCGACGTCTTCGTCACCACCGCCGACCCCGTGAGCGAGCCGGTGCTCTACACCATGAACTGCGTCCTCTCCATCCTGGCCACCGACTACCCCGTGGATCGGCTCACGTGCTACCTGACCGACGACAGCGGCGCGCTGGTCCTGTACGAGGCGCTGGTCGAGGCCGCGAGCTTCGCCGCCCTGTGGGCGCCCTTCTGCCGGAAGCACTCCGTCGAGCCCAGAGCGCCGGAGAGCTACTTCCAGCTGGAGGGGATGATCTACAACGGGAGGTCCCCCGGTGAGTTCATGAATGACTACAGACATGTGCAGAGGGAGTACGAGGAGCTGAAGGCGAGGCTGGAGATGCTCCCTAGCACCATCAAGGAGAGGTCAGACGTGTACAACAGCATGAAAGCTAAGGAAGGGGGTGCGCATGCGACTTGGATGGCTAATGGCACACAGTGGCCTGGCACTTGGATTGAGCCAGCAGAAAACCACAGGAAAGGAGACCATGCTGGCATTGTCAAG ATTGTGCAGAGCCACCCGAGCAGTGAGGCTCCTCCACCAGCAGAGGgcggcaacaacaacaacatgaaCCCCCTCAACTTTGACGGGGTGGACACTCGGGTCCCGATGGTCGTGTACGTGTCTCGCGAGAAGAGCCCAGGCCGCGAGCACAACAAGAAGGCGGGCAACCTGAACGCGCAGCTGCGCGTGTCGGCGCTGCTATCCAACGCGCCCTTCACCATCAACTTCGACTGCGACCACTACATCAACAACTCGCAGGCGCTGCGAGCCGCCATGTGCTTCATGCTGGACGCCAGGGAGGGCGACAGCACCGGCTTCGTCCAGTTCCCGCAGCGGTTCCAGAACGTCGACCCCACGGACCGCTACGGCAACCACAACAGGGTCTTCTTCGACGGCGCCATGTACGCGCTCAACGGCCTCCAGGGCCCGACGTACCTCGGCACCGGCTGCATGttccgccgcctcgcgctctacGGCGTCgacccgccgccgcctcgccggagttccgacGTCGAGGAGCACGGCCACGGCGGCGTCACGGTCGACATTGACACTAACAAGTTCGGTAACTCGGTGCTCTTCCTCAACTCGGTCTTGGCAGCTCTGAAGCAGGAGCGCCGCATCGCGCCTCCTGAGCTAGACGAGGCGGCGTTCCTCGCCGAGATGACCATGGTGGTGTCGTCGTCGTACGACCAAGGGACGGACTGGGGCAGCAGCGTTGGGTACATCTACAACATCGCGACCGAGGACATCGTCACCGGCTATCGCATCCACGGCCAAGGGTGGCGCTCCATGTACTGCAGCATGGAACGCGAGGCCTTCCAAGGCACTGCACCCATCAACCTCACCGAGCGCCTCTACCAGATCGTCCGGTGGTCCGGCGGATCCATGGAGGTGTTCTTCTCCCCTTACAACCCGCTGCTCTCCGGCCGCCGGCTCCACCTCCTGCAGCGGGCGGCGTACCTCAACTTCACCATCTACCCGGTCACGTCCGTCTTCGTCCTGCTCTACGCCTTCTGTCCGGTGATGTGGCTGATCCCGGCTGAAATCATCATCCAGAGGCCGTTCACCAGCTACGTGCTCTACCTCGTCGGCGTCGTCGGGCTGATCCACACCATCGGCGTCTTCGAGATAAAGTGGGCAGGGATCGCGTGGAACGACTGGTGGCGCAACGAGCAGTTCTTCATGATCGCCTCCATGAGCGCGTACCCGACGGCGGTGCTGCACATGGTGGTGAAGCCCATCACGGGGAAGGGCATCCACTTCAGGGTCACCTCGAagcagacgacgacgacggcggcagctgacgacgacggcgacggcggcgatgACAGGTACGCCGACATGTACGAGATGCGGTGGGTGCCCATGCTGATCCCGCCGGCGGTGGTGCTGTTCTCCAATGTCATGGCCATCGGCGTGGCTCTGGGCAAAGCGATCGTGTACAATGGAGTGTGGTCTGcggtgcagaagaggcatgcgGCGCTGGGTATTCTCTTCAACGTGTGGATCATGGCGCTCCTCTATCCGTTTGGGTTGGCGGTTATAGGCCGGTGGAGCAAGAAACCTGGCATCCTCTTCGTCTTGTTGCCGCTGGCATTTGTGGTCATTGCAGCTGTGTATATTGGTGTTCATTTTTTTCTTGTCAAATTTCTTCCATTTATGGTGATATAG
- the LOC8056313 gene encoding uncharacterized protein LOC8056313 has product MASLAAAGEALPFSDDILAEIFIRLPTLEDLGRACASCPAFRRVITSHSFLRRLHALHPPSLLGFLTFSSWFHPTESSRSSARAASAVAEAADFEFSFLPTKTKGSWMVRDALGGRFVLDCDDGAGSTFTTIAVCDPLFRRHVILPPLPQGLAAAVEQPLEVDDERRCDVFLAPCSEEGAQGAPQAFSVIWMAHCQTKLVAFIFSSASWQWRAIAPRSWRDLNPAMRRVIKESPLQSRSYAYGCFYWCLSEFHSRSKLIMLDVGRMEFCPVNHPFSHRLGEFAVVELGESRRGMFMLGDNTSNEGRIVQLFSASNQIHGEGASQWVLENTVRLYCSRSFKMLGVADGKLLLQGASEHKSEEKSLCISLDFKTRQVQGVRGIIHSGHCPMVVRYIGYPPSLSLPTI; this is encoded by the coding sequence ATGGCGTcgctggcggcggcgggtgaGGCGCTGCCCTTCAGCGACGACATCCTAGCAGAGATCTTCATCCGGCTCCCCACCCTCGAGGACTTGGGCCGCGCCTGCGCGTCCTGCCCCGCGTTCCGCCGCGTCATCACCAGCCACTCCTTCCTCCGCCGCCTCCACGCGCTCCACCCGCCGTCCTTGCTgggcttcctcaccttctcctcgtGGTTCCACCCCACGGAATCGTCACGCTCCTCGGCGCGCGCCGCCAGCGCCGTCGCTGAAGCTGCCGATTTCGAGTTCTCGTTCCTTCCCACCAAGACCAAGGGTTCCTGGATGGTCCGGGACGCCCTCGGCGGCCGCTTCGTCCTCGACTGCGACGACGGTGCAGGTTCTACATTCACCACCATAGCGGTTTGCGACCCCTTGTTCCGCCGCCACGTAATTCTCCCGCCACTCCCCCAAGGCTTGGCCGCGGCAGTCGAGCAGCCGCTCGAAGTGGATGAtgagcgtaggtgcgatgtTTTCCTTGCCCCCTGCAGCGAGGAGGGGGCACAGGGAGCGCCGCAAGCGTTCAGTGTGATTTGGATGGCGCATTGCCAGACTAAGTTAGTGGCATTCATATTCTCCTCGGCAAGCTGGCAGTGGCGAGCCATTGCACCTCGCAGTTGGCGTGATCTGAACCCTGCCATGCGTCGTGTCATTAAGGAGTCCCCCTTGCAGTCGCGCAGCTATGCATATGGCTGTTTCTACTGGTGTTTGTCAGAATTCCACTCCCGCAGCAAGCTGATTATGCTAGATGTGGGCAGGATGGAGTTCTGTCCTGTCAATCATCCATTCAGCCACAGACTTGGGGAATTCGCTGTTGTGGAGTTAGGGGAAAGCAGACGGGGGATGTTCATGCTTGGTGATAATACCAGCAATGAAGGCCGTATAGTTCAACTATTTAGTGCAAGCAACCAAATTCATGGTGAGGGTGCCAGTCAGTGGGTGCTGGAGAATACAGTCAGACTGTATTGCTCTCGTAGCTTCAAAATGCTAGGTGTTGCTGATGGGAAATTACTATTGCAAGGAGCAAGTGAACATAAGTCCGAAGAAAAGTCTCTTTGTATTTCGCTGGACTTCAAGACTAGGCAGGTTCAGGGGGTTCGAGGGATTATTCACAGTGGCCACTGTCCTATGGTAGTCCGATATATTGGTTACCCACCATCACTGTCATTACCTACTATATGA